In Dethiosulfovibrio faecalis, one genomic interval encodes:
- the rplD gene encoding 50S ribosomal protein L4 yields the protein MPSIKLVTITGESTGELSLSGNVFDVPLHVPAMHQVVVAQLANRRQGTHCTKGRGDVRGGGKKPWRQKHTGRARHGSSRSPIWVGGGVTHGPKPRNYRQKVNKKVRRLAICSALSQKIRDAQLMGFEVFSMEKPSTKIMKGLFQSIGAVKPLVIVDHRDENVSMSTRNIPGADVLHVDSINVYDLLKHGHVFISTGAVKKLEEVYA from the coding sequence ATGCCGAGCATCAAGCTTGTCACTATAACCGGCGAGTCGACCGGGGAACTGTCTCTGTCCGGTAACGTCTTCGACGTACCGCTTCACGTTCCCGCCATGCATCAGGTGGTGGTCGCTCAGCTCGCCAACAGGCGTCAAGGTACCCACTGTACCAAGGGTAGAGGCGATGTCCGCGGAGGCGGAAAGAAACCTTGGAGACAGAAGCACACCGGCCGCGCTCGTCACGGCAGCAGCCGTTCGCCCATTTGGGTCGGAGGCGGAGTTACCCACGGTCCCAAGCCGAGAAACTATCGTCAGAAGGTCAACAAGAAGGTCAGGAGACTCGCTATCTGCAGCGCGTTGTCTCAGAAGATCCGGGACGCCCAGTTGATGGGCTTCGAGGTTTTCTCCATGGAGAAGCCTTCGACCAAGATCATGAAGGGTCTGTTTCAGTCCATAGGGGCGGTAAAACCCCTCGTTATAGTGGATCACAGGGACGAGAACGTCTCCATGTCCACCAGAAACATTCCCGGAGCAGATGTCCTTCACGTGGACAGCATCAACGTCTACGACCTGTTGAAGCACGGACACGTTTTTATCAGCACCGGTGCCGTTAAGAAGCTGGAGGAGGTGTACGCCTAA
- the rpsC gene encoding 30S ribosomal protein S3, translating to MGQKVHPVGYRVGVIRDWESRWFADGKNYAKNLHEDLKLRDWVKARWEGASISKVEIERVGKVIRFSIWTARPGVVIGKGGSEIQKVKDELQSMTGSKVMINVQEIKNPEVEAQLVAENVAAALEHRVSFRRAMKQSIFRTMKAGGKGIKIQCAGRLGGAEIARTEWYNEGQLPLSTLRADIDYGLAEAKTMYGVIGVKVWIYRDEKAINTPAPRQPRRGRRDGGRS from the coding sequence ATGGGTCAGAAAGTACACCCCGTAGGATATAGAGTCGGCGTCATCAGGGACTGGGAGTCCCGTTGGTTCGCCGACGGCAAGAACTACGCCAAGAACCTTCACGAGGACCTCAAGCTTCGTGATTGGGTCAAGGCTCGTTGGGAGGGCGCAAGCATCTCCAAGGTCGAGATCGAGAGAGTGGGCAAGGTAATACGCTTTTCGATTTGGACCGCCCGGCCTGGTGTAGTTATAGGAAAAGGCGGTTCGGAGATCCAGAAGGTCAAGGACGAACTTCAGTCCATGACTGGCTCGAAGGTCATGATCAACGTCCAGGAGATCAAGAATCCCGAGGTCGAGGCCCAGCTGGTAGCCGAGAACGTGGCTGCCGCGTTGGAGCACAGGGTAAGCTTCCGTCGCGCCATGAAACAGTCCATCTTCAGGACCATGAAGGCCGGCGGCAAGGGGATCAAGATCCAGTGTGCCGGACGCCTCGGCGGAGCCGAGATAGCCAGAACCGAATGGTACAACGAAGGACAGCTGCCTCTTTCCACGCTTAGGGCCGACATCGATTACGGTCTGGCCGAGGCCAAGACCATGTACGGCGTCATAGGCGTCAAGGTCTGGATCTACAGGGACGAGAAGGCCATCAACACTCCTGCGCCGAGACAGCCCAGGAGGGGTCGTAGAGATGGGGGGCGTAGCTGA
- the rplV gene encoding 50S ribosomal protein L22, with protein sequence MEARARAKQVRVSPFKVRQVLPLIRGKKVGDALVVLRYTPKKAAKVIEKVLKSAVANAEHNYGLDIDKLVVVEAFADQGPSMKRFRPVSMGRAHPYRHRTSHITVSVAER encoded by the coding sequence ATGGAGGCAAGAGCACGTGCCAAACAGGTCCGCGTCTCTCCTTTTAAGGTGCGCCAGGTGCTGCCTCTGATCAGGGGTAAGAAGGTGGGCGACGCTTTGGTCGTTCTCAGATACACCCCTAAGAAGGCTGCCAAGGTCATCGAGAAGGTGCTCAAGAGCGCCGTGGCCAACGCCGAGCACAACTACGGACTTGACATCGATAAGCTCGTGGTGGTCGAGGCCTTTGCCGATCAGGGGCCCAGCATGAAGCGTTTCCGTCCGGTGTCGATGGGTCGGGCCCATCCCTACCGCCATCGCACGAGCCACATCACCGTGTCGGTCGCCGAACGTTAA
- the rpsQ gene encoding 30S ribosomal protein S17: METRTPHRKTRVGTVVSDKMEKSISVQVIRHAMHPLYGKRIIKSKKFIVHDEENSCRIGDRVLIGEERPLSKTKRWSVVRIIERAPVLGDTTESKEEA, translated from the coding sequence ATGGAGACCCGTACACCCCATCGTAAAACCCGTGTCGGAACCGTAGTCAGCGACAAGATGGAAAAGTCCATCTCGGTCCAGGTTATCCGTCACGCCATGCATCCTCTCTATGGAAAGAGGATCATAAAATCCAAGAAGTTTATCGTCCATGACGAGGAGAACTCCTGTCGCATAGGTGACAGAGTCCTGATCGGCGAGGAGCGTCCCCTGAGCAAGACGAAGCGCTGGTCCGTCGTCAGGATAATCGAGAGAGCTCCCGTACTCGGAGATACAACCGAGTCTAAAGAGGAGGCGTAG
- the rplB gene encoding 50S ribosomal protein L2, with amino-acid sequence MGIKKYNPTTPGRRFMSIQTYEEVTKSEPERSLLAPIAKKGGRNNNGRITMRHRGGGNARRYRIIDFKRNKTGVPGKVAAVEYDPNRSARIALINYADGEKRYILCPVGLQVGMTIMAGPEADITPGNALKLSDIPVGTMIHNIELEPGRGGVMVRSAGTTAQLMAKEGKYAFVRMPSGELRLVLLECMATVGQVGNTEHENASIGKAGKTRWLGRKPHVRAMVMNPVDHPMGGGEGRSKSHKHPVSPWGTPAKGYRTRRKKPSDKFIVRRRFAK; translated from the coding sequence ATGGGAATCAAGAAATATAATCCCACGACGCCGGGTCGGCGTTTCATGAGCATCCAGACCTACGAAGAGGTTACCAAGAGCGAGCCGGAGCGTTCGCTTTTGGCCCCTATCGCTAAAAAGGGCGGTAGAAACAACAACGGTAGGATCACGATGCGCCATCGTGGGGGCGGAAACGCCAGAAGGTACCGTATCATAGATTTCAAGAGAAACAAGACAGGGGTTCCCGGCAAGGTTGCCGCAGTGGAGTACGACCCCAACCGTTCGGCCAGGATCGCTCTTATCAACTATGCCGACGGTGAGAAGCGATATATCCTTTGCCCTGTAGGACTTCAGGTCGGGATGACCATCATGGCGGGGCCTGAGGCGGACATAACTCCAGGTAACGCTCTTAAGCTGTCCGATATCCCTGTAGGTACCATGATCCACAACATCGAGCTGGAGCCCGGCAGAGGCGGAGTAATGGTCCGTTCCGCCGGAACCACCGCTCAGTTGATGGCAAAGGAAGGCAAATATGCCTTTGTCCGTATGCCCAGCGGAGAGCTTCGTCTCGTGCTGTTGGAGTGTATGGCTACAGTGGGACAGGTTGGCAATACGGAGCACGAAAACGCCAGCATAGGTAAGGCCGGTAAAACCCGTTGGCTTGGCCGGAAACCCCACGTGCGCGCCATGGTCATGAACCCAGTTGACCATCCCATGGGCGGCGGTGAGGGACGAAGCAAGTCCCATAAGCACCCTGTATCTCCTTGGGGAACGCCCGCAAAGGGATATAGAACCCGCCGGAAGAAGCCTTCGGATAAGTTCATCGTCCGTCGCCGGTTTGCCAAGTAG
- the rplW gene encoding 50S ribosomal protein L23: MKLMAHDIIVRPIITEKSSRMMEDNKYTFEVHPQANKTEVRKAVETVFKVKVEKVHTLKVRSKPKRMGVFLGKSRAWKKAIVTLAEGERIEFFEGASV, translated from the coding sequence ATGAAACTCATGGCTCACGATATCATCGTTCGGCCTATCATCACAGAGAAAAGCAGCCGTATGATGGAGGACAACAAGTACACCTTCGAGGTTCATCCCCAGGCGAACAAGACCGAGGTCCGCAAGGCCGTCGAGACGGTTTTCAAGGTCAAGGTCGAGAAGGTCCATACCCTGAAGGTCCGTTCCAAGCCCAAGAGGATGGGCGTGTTCCTGGGGAAGAGCCGGGCCTGGAAAAAGGCCATCGTTACTCTGGCTGAAGGGGAACGTATAGAGTTCTTCGAAGGCGCCAGCGTTTAG
- the rplP gene encoding 50S ribosomal protein L16, with the protein MLMPKRTKWRRPHREKLKGDTKGGAYVAFGEYGLQALECGYITARQIEATRIAITRKLRKGGKVWIRIFPDVAYTKKPLETRMGKGKGSPEFWVAPVKRGRIMFEVAGVSREIVERAFRTASYKLPIKVRLVAREGLGGE; encoded by the coding sequence ATGTTGATGCCCAAGCGCACAAAATGGCGCAGACCTCATCGAGAGAAGCTTAAGGGAGACACCAAGGGCGGCGCCTACGTCGCCTTCGGAGAATACGGTCTTCAGGCTCTTGAGTGCGGCTATATAACCGCTCGTCAGATAGAGGCCACCCGTATCGCGATCACCAGGAAGCTTCGTAAGGGCGGTAAGGTTTGGATAAGGATATTCCCAGACGTGGCCTATACGAAGAAGCCTCTGGAGACCCGGATGGGTAAAGGTAAGGGGTCGCCGGAATTTTGGGTGGCTCCGGTCAAGAGGGGACGTATCATGTTCGAGGTTGCGGGGGTTTCCCGCGAGATCGTCGAGAGGGCCTTCAGAACGGCCTCCTACAAGCTTCCAATCAAGGTGAGGCTTGTGGCTCGGGAAGGTTTGGGTGGTGAGTAA
- the rpmC gene encoding 50S ribosomal protein L29 → MDAKSLRDLTIEELQEKHRQYKEELFNLRFQNAIGQLKNTSRIKDVKKTIARVLTVVHEKEQGLGIGGRR, encoded by the coding sequence ATGGATGCCAAGAGTCTGCGTGATTTGACAATAGAAGAGCTGCAGGAAAAGCATCGTCAGTACAAAGAAGAGCTCTTTAACCTGCGCTTCCAGAACGCCATCGGTCAGCTCAAGAACACGAGCAGGATCAAAGACGTCAAGAAAACCATCGCCAGAGTCCTTACCGTCGTTCACGAGAAAGAACAAGGTCTGGGAATCGGTGGAAGGAGGTAA
- the rpsS gene encoding 30S ribosomal protein S19 → MARSAKKGPFVEQKLLSRVEALNESGEKKVVKTWSRASMIVPAMIGHTIAIHNGRIHIPIYISENMVGHKLGEFAPTRKFGGHAGQERRSGVR, encoded by the coding sequence ATGGCTCGTTCTGCCAAGAAGGGACCCTTCGTCGAACAGAAACTTCTCAGCCGCGTAGAAGCTCTCAATGAGAGCGGGGAGAAGAAGGTCGTCAAGACCTGGTCCCGTGCCAGCATGATAGTTCCGGCGATGATCGGACACACCATCGCCATACATAACGGCCGTATTCACATACCTATTTACATCAGTGAGAACATGGTCGGTCACAAGCTCGGGGAGTTCGCTCCCACCAGGAAGTTCGGCGGTCACGCCGGACAGGAGCGCCGCTCCGGCGTAAGATAG